A region of Pasteurellaceae bacterium Orientalotternb1 DNA encodes the following proteins:
- a CDS encoding CDP-diacylglycerol--glycerol-3-phosphate 3-phosphatidyltransferase translates to MKLNIPTYLTIFRVVLIPLFILAFYLPIPYSPEITTLIFFIASMTDLLDGYLARRWNQITRFGAFLDPVADKVLVAIALVSVVEHYHVWWISIPAGIMIAREIIISALREWMAEIGERANVAVSIWGKVKTTAQMLALGGLLWRQSPTMEILAFILLYIAVGLTIWSMLQYLKASKQSFMKS, encoded by the coding sequence TCCCAACCTATTTAACAATCTTTCGAGTTGTTTTAATTCCGTTATTTATTCTTGCATTTTATTTGCCGATCCCCTATTCCCCTGAAATTACCACGCTGATTTTCTTTATTGCTAGTATGACAGATCTCTTAGATGGGTATTTGGCTCGCCGTTGGAATCAAATTACTCGTTTCGGGGCGTTTTTAGATCCTGTTGCAGATAAAGTTCTTGTAGCGATTGCTTTGGTTTCCGTTGTGGAACATTACCACGTTTGGTGGATCAGCATTCCTGCAGGCATTATGATTGCCCGTGAAATTATTATTTCAGCGTTACGTGAATGGATGGCGGAAATTGGCGAGCGAGCGAATGTGGCGGTGTCGATTTGGGGCAAAGTGAAAACCACGGCTCAAATGCTTGCCCTTGGCGGTTTGCTGTGGCGGCAAAGCCCTACAATGGAAATTCTCGCTTTTATTTTGCTTTACATCGCCGTGGGGCTGACTATTTGGTCGATGCTGCAATATCTCAAAGCGTCTAAACAGAGCTTTATGAAGTCCTAA